In the Victivallis sp. Marseille-Q1083 genome, one interval contains:
- a CDS encoding OmpH family outer membrane protein: MKKLLFLLGLVLAVGLSAAEQKIAVIDMEKVFRGFYKTKIAETYLQQQQDVYIGYLNRLKESYTKIENEYVLLRDASQNLALSPTERESKRLEAQKKYQDMQAKRAEIEQYAMSSQKQFSELERKKNDEIVTEIKTEVTKRAAVSGYTFVLDCSGKNSNAVTAVVYFDPATDITDAVLEALNRGNQPREAKDDNTATEQK; the protein is encoded by the coding sequence ATGAAAAAATTGCTGTTTCTGCTGGGGCTGGTGTTGGCTGTCGGTTTGTCGGCGGCGGAGCAGAAGATTGCCGTCATCGACATGGAGAAGGTGTTCCGCGGTTTTTACAAAACCAAAATCGCCGAAACTTACCTGCAGCAGCAGCAGGATGTCTATATCGGTTATTTGAACCGGCTGAAAGAGTCTTACACGAAGATCGAAAATGAATATGTGCTGTTGCGCGACGCCTCCCAGAATCTCGCCCTCAGTCCGACCGAACGGGAAAGCAAGCGGCTGGAGGCGCAGAAGAAATATCAGGACATGCAGGCCAAACGCGCCGAGATCGAACAGTATGCGATGTCCAGCCAGAAGCAGTTCAGCGAGCTTGAACGCAAAAAAAATGACGAAATCGTTACGGAGATCAAAACCGAGGTGACCAAACGGGCGGCGGTATCCGGTTACACCTTTGTTCTGGATTGCTCCGGCAAGAACAGCAACGCTGTGACGGCGGTGGTTTACTTCGATCCGGCCACCGATATTACCGACGCGGTTCTGGAAGCGCTCAATCGCGGCAACCAGCCCCGGGAAGCGAAAGACGACAATACAGCAACGGAACAAAAATAA
- a CDS encoding alpha/beta hydrolase produces the protein MENDSKGPAVRPVEQLNLYADTVAGDFQPYLETYLLDDGREHGLVAVLPGGAYMCRADHEGRPVAERYNALGFHAVVIQYRTAPNRFPSPQLDAMRAIQLVRERAARWRVKSDKIALLGFSAGGHLAASVGTIGQELQLPDSERFSPLPNALILCYPVISGGEYGHRGSFLNLFGDEVSAEIVDYYSLEKRVTPATPPAFLWHTASDESVPVANSLLFAKALGDADVPFELHVFPRGPHGIGLADAFPEAAVWPDLSAVWLAGRGF, from the coding sequence ATGGAAAATGATTCGAAAGGACCGGCCGTCCGGCCGGTGGAGCAGTTGAATTTGTACGCGGATACCGTTGCCGGCGACTTCCAGCCTTATCTGGAGACTTATTTGCTGGACGACGGCCGGGAGCATGGCCTGGTTGCGGTGTTGCCGGGCGGCGCTTACATGTGCCGGGCGGATCATGAAGGCAGACCGGTGGCCGAACGGTACAACGCTTTGGGATTTCATGCCGTCGTCATCCAGTACCGAACCGCGCCGAACCGTTTTCCGTCGCCGCAGTTGGATGCGATGCGGGCGATTCAGTTGGTGCGGGAACGGGCGGCGCGCTGGCGGGTCAAGAGCGATAAAATTGCGTTGTTGGGCTTTTCGGCCGGCGGCCATCTGGCGGCCAGCGTCGGGACGATCGGTCAGGAGCTTCAGCTGCCGGACAGCGAACGGTTTTCACCGCTGCCGAATGCGTTGATTCTCTGCTATCCGGTCATTTCCGGCGGCGAGTACGGCCATCGGGGATCTTTCCTGAACTTGTTCGGAGATGAGGTCTCCGCTGAAATCGTCGATTATTACAGCCTGGAAAAGCGGGTGACGCCGGCGACGCCTCCGGCGTTTCTCTGGCATACCGCCAGCGATGAAAGTGTGCCGGTGGCCAACAGCCTTTTGTTTGCCAAAGCGCTGGGCGATGCCGATGTGCCGTTTGAACTGCATGTCTTTCCCCGCGGGCCGCACGGGATCGGATTGGCGGACGCATTTCCGGAAGCGGCCGTCTGGCCGGATTTGTCCGCCGTCTGGTTGGCCGGCCGGGGGTTTTGA
- a CDS encoding NCS2 family permease, translating into MKPYFEKLFRLKENNTTIGTEVIAGLVTFATMSYITCVQPAILSGRFFGISTNMPFDALLTTTCLTAALGCFLMGLYANYPIALAAGMGENILMVITLIPACSVLVGSEAGPDAAWQLALGVVFIAGLVFLILSFLNIRKLLIGAVSNSMKNAIAVGIGLFIALLGLENGKMIIGASGHYILNPLHSTETFIFLVGLTVIAVLQVRRIRGAILLGMLFSTLVALLLGVIRPTALLGWPANPLPVIGQADIAGVFSHFADLLPLLIIFIYMDVFDTLGTVIGVGARAGLLKNGHLPRVERVFSVDALSTVVGAAAGMSTVTCFVESSAGVESGGRTGLTAVVCGLAFLLVLFFTPLLQTIIGYTPITAPALVIVGAMMVQNVTLIDWQDYSEAIPSFLIIIGIPFSYSIADGMLLGFISYPVIKLLAGRGRNVGWLSYLLAALLAAYLFFLKR; encoded by the coding sequence ATGAAACCGTATTTCGAAAAATTATTCCGGCTGAAGGAAAATAATACCACCATCGGGACGGAGGTCATCGCCGGACTGGTCACTTTTGCGACGATGTCCTACATCACCTGTGTGCAGCCGGCGATTCTTTCCGGCCGTTTTTTCGGCATCAGCACCAACATGCCGTTCGACGCGCTGTTGACGACGACTTGCCTGACGGCGGCTCTCGGCTGTTTTCTGATGGGACTCTATGCCAACTATCCGATTGCGCTGGCGGCCGGCATGGGAGAGAATATCCTGATGGTGATCACGTTGATTCCGGCCTGCTCGGTGCTGGTCGGCTCGGAAGCCGGGCCGGATGCCGCCTGGCAATTGGCGTTGGGGGTGGTTTTCATCGCCGGTCTCGTCTTCCTGATCCTTTCTTTTCTGAATATCCGCAAATTGCTGATCGGCGCAGTCAGCAACAGCATGAAAAATGCCATCGCCGTCGGGATCGGATTGTTCATTGCCTTGCTGGGATTGGAAAATGGTAAAATGATCATCGGCGCTTCCGGTCATTATATCCTGAATCCGCTTCATTCGACGGAAACCTTCATCTTTCTGGTCGGTTTGACGGTTATCGCCGTGTTGCAGGTCCGCCGGATCCGCGGCGCCATCCTGCTCGGCATGCTGTTTTCCACGTTGGTGGCGTTGCTGCTGGGGGTCATCCGGCCGACGGCGCTGCTCGGCTGGCCGGCCAATCCGCTGCCGGTCATCGGCCAGGCGGATATCGCCGGCGTGTTCAGCCATTTTGCCGATCTGCTGCCGTTATTGATCATTTTCATCTACATGGATGTATTCGACACCTTGGGAACGGTGATCGGGGTCGGCGCCCGGGCCGGACTGCTGAAAAATGGCCATCTGCCGCGGGTGGAGCGGGTTTTTTCCGTCGATGCGCTCAGTACCGTGGTCGGAGCGGCGGCCGGCATGAGTACGGTAACTTGTTTTGTCGAAAGTTCCGCCGGCGTGGAATCCGGAGGGCGTACCGGACTGACCGCGGTGGTTTGCGGGCTGGCATTTCTTCTGGTGTTGTTTTTTACCCCGTTGTTGCAGACGATCATCGGGTATACGCCGATTACCGCGCCGGCGTTGGTGATCGTCGGCGCGATGATGGTGCAGAATGTCACGTTGATCGATTGGCAGGATTACAGCGAGGCGATTCCATCGTTTCTGATCATCATCGGCATCCCGTTCAGCTACAGCATTGCCGACGGAATGCTGCTGGGATTCATCAGTTATCCGGTTATCAAATTGCTGGCCGGCCGCGGCCGGAACGTCGGTTGGCTGAGTTATCTGCTGGCAGCGCTGCTGGCGGCTTATCTGTTTTTCCTGAAACGCTGA
- the lpxD gene encoding UDP-3-O-(3-hydroxymyristoyl)glucosamine N-acyltransferase, which translates to MKQISAQKIAELVNGKIVGNPSRIVIGVSSLKDATVDQVSFVGNKKYQHQLDTSRAGIVLVCPDLADEPLNDRTFIVCDNVDYAFSKVIMVFAPEPVKYAPGVHPSAVVDPTVKIGAGVHIGANAVVEAEAVIGDNTVIGAGCYIGPNVTIGCNCLIYPNVTIMARCHIGNKNIFHPGVVIGADGFGFVPGPNGLVKVPQTGIVQIDDDVEIGANTTVDRARFGKTWIKSNVKIDNQVMVAHNVIIGESSILVAQCGIAGSAELGRGVILAAKSGVNGHITLGDGVQVAGTSGVVKSLPAGAIAVGTPAETQREFMARMALPRKVEKLTARLEELKAQLAELQAEK; encoded by the coding sequence ATGAAACAAATTTCCGCGCAAAAGATCGCCGAACTGGTCAATGGAAAAATCGTAGGCAACCCGAGCCGCATCGTCATCGGGGTCTCTTCGCTGAAAGACGCCACCGTCGACCAGGTGTCGTTTGTCGGCAACAAAAAGTATCAACATCAACTGGATACCTCCAGGGCCGGCATCGTTCTGGTCTGCCCCGATCTGGCCGATGAACCGTTGAATGACCGTACCTTCATCGTTTGCGACAACGTCGATTACGCCTTCTCCAAAGTGATCATGGTGTTTGCGCCGGAGCCGGTCAAATATGCCCCCGGCGTTCATCCGAGTGCCGTCGTCGATCCGACGGTGAAAATCGGCGCCGGCGTTCATATCGGCGCCAATGCGGTCGTCGAGGCCGAAGCGGTGATCGGAGACAATACGGTGATCGGCGCCGGTTGTTATATCGGTCCGAATGTGACCATCGGCTGCAATTGCCTGATCTATCCGAATGTGACGATCATGGCCCGCTGCCATATCGGCAACAAGAATATTTTTCATCCCGGCGTCGTCATCGGAGCCGACGGCTTCGGTTTCGTGCCCGGTCCGAACGGGTTGGTCAAAGTGCCGCAGACCGGTATCGTGCAGATTGATGACGATGTCGAAATCGGTGCCAATACCACGGTCGACCGGGCCCGGTTCGGCAAGACCTGGATCAAGAGCAATGTCAAAATTGACAATCAGGTCATGGTGGCCCACAACGTGATCATCGGCGAGAGTTCCATTCTGGTCGCCCAGTGCGGCATTGCCGGCAGCGCCGAGCTGGGCCGCGGCGTTATTCTGGCGGCCAAATCCGGCGTCAACGGCCATATCACCCTTGGTGACGGCGTTCAGGTCGCCGGCACCTCCGGCGTCGTCAAAAGTTTGCCGGCCGGGGCGATTGCGGTGGGAACGCCGGCGGAAACGCAACGTGAATTCATGGCCCGGATGGCGCTGCCGCGCAAAGTCGAGAAATTGACTGCCAGGCTCGAAGAGTTGAAGGCGCAGCTGGCCGAACTCCAAGCGGAAAAATGA
- the rpsD gene encoding 30S ribosomal protein S4 encodes MTTASRAKHKFCRRIGQCLWNDPKCPSAKRPYPAGPHGKGRRSKLSTYGELLLEKQKLRLHYAISEKQLQIAYAKAKQGEGQAHEKLFRSLEQRLDALVFRAGFAPTIFAAKQYVSHGHIYVDGKRVDRASYKVKEGSVISIKADKSPAVAETAKKSNCVVPPYMEVDREALTATLTRVPQVEEIPVSVQIMSVIEYYAR; translated from the coding sequence ATGACAACAGCAAGTCGAGCAAAGCACAAATTCTGCCGTCGGATCGGGCAGTGCTTGTGGAATGATCCGAAGTGTCCGAGCGCCAAGCGTCCCTATCCGGCCGGCCCGCACGGCAAAGGCCGCCGCTCCAAACTGTCCACCTATGGTGAACTGTTGCTGGAAAAGCAGAAATTGCGGCTGCATTACGCGATCAGCGAGAAACAACTGCAGATTGCTTACGCCAAAGCCAAGCAGGGGGAAGGCCAGGCCCATGAGAAATTGTTCCGCAGCCTGGAGCAGCGTTTGGATGCGCTGGTGTTCCGCGCCGGTTTTGCGCCGACGATTTTCGCGGCGAAGCAGTATGTTTCCCACGGCCACATCTATGTGGACGGCAAACGGGTTGACCGTGCTTCGTACAAGGTGAAAGAAGGCTCGGTCATTTCGATCAAAGCCGACAAATCGCCGGCTGTCGCCGAAACCGCCAAGAAGAGCAATTGTGTCGTGCCGCCCTATATGGAGGTCGATCGTGAAGCTTTGACCGCCACCCTTACCCGGGTGCCGCAGGTCGAAGAAATTCCGGTCAGCGTCCAGATCATGAGCGTCATCGAGTACTATGCCCGTTAA
- a CDS encoding glycosyltransferase family 2 protein yields MTQPELSVVVPCFNEEATIAMVASAVLAECRERRWQLIVVDDGSTDRSVDRLQPLLAPDWQLIRHGRNRGYGAAVKSGIRAADGAWVVTFDADGQHHIADLARLWRRARAEKADLVVGSRQGMPEASACRKFAKAVIRKFAGLVVPGNPVYDINSGMRLCRREAALAKLDDCPNGMSFCDIMVLLFVRDGGKVLEEPIQIRPRQGGTSSASLLTALETLYEIANIIKLLKR; encoded by the coding sequence ATGACGCAGCCGGAGCTGAGTGTCGTCGTCCCCTGTTTTAACGAAGAAGCAACCATTGCAATGGTTGCTTCCGCCGTTCTGGCGGAATGCCGGGAACGCCGTTGGCAGTTGATTGTCGTGGATGACGGCTCGACCGATCGTTCCGTCGACCGTCTCCAGCCGTTGCTGGCGCCGGACTGGCAATTGATCCGCCACGGGCGGAACCGCGGTTACGGCGCGGCGGTCAAAAGCGGCATCCGGGCGGCGGACGGCGCCTGGGTCGTCACGTTCGATGCCGACGGCCAGCACCATATCGCCGATCTGGCCAGGTTGTGGCGGCGGGCCAGGGCGGAAAAGGCCGACCTGGTGGTCGGTTCACGGCAGGGAATGCCGGAAGCTTCGGCTTGCCGGAAATTCGCCAAAGCCGTCATCCGGAAATTTGCCGGCCTGGTCGTGCCCGGCAATCCGGTTTACGACATCAATTCCGGCATGCGCCTCTGCCGGCGGGAGGCGGCGCTGGCCAAACTGGACGATTGCCCGAACGGGATGAGCTTTTGCGATATCATGGTGCTGCTGTTTGTCCGGGATGGCGGCAAGGTGCTGGAGGAGCCGATTCAAATCCGGCCGCGGCAGGGCGGCACCAGTTCGGCGTCGTTGTTGACTGCGCTGGAAACGCTTTACGAGATTGCCAATATCATCAAGCTGTTGAAGAGATGA
- a CDS encoding exo-beta-N-acetylmuramidase NamZ domain-containing protein: MRSRLLALFFVILPLVVPAGVFAAAQPAFKSSLENFLASYTHLVAGKRVGLVTNPTGVDRNLQSVIDIMNADKRINLVALFAPEHGIRGNFQAGVEFNLLPDPQTGLPVYSLYGPQGHRPSPEALKNIDVLIYYIQDIGSRTYTYIWHMAECMSAAAEADKTMIILDVPNPFGPGQIDGPIREESFKSFIGLYPIPYTYALTAGELARYLKGEEKINCRLQIIPMGNYSRETSWEDTGLTWVPTSPQIPSAQSAYCYPITGVIGTMDSVNIGIGYTLPFQVLATPWIDADKMAAYLNDQKFAGVRFRPIHFRPLAGNYQGEDVHGVQIHVLDPTVLKPSTIGVAMLCYLQDNYSEFRWPTTEAGLHSFDLAMGTSRVRELILQRKSYQEICAEWEKPNAAFKQKSQKYRLYR; this comes from the coding sequence ATGCGAAGTAGATTGCTGGCCCTATTTTTCGTCATTTTACCGCTGGTTGTTCCGGCAGGCGTTTTCGCCGCCGCCCAACCGGCATTCAAATCGAGCCTGGAAAATTTTCTGGCCAGCTATACCCACCTGGTCGCCGGAAAACGGGTCGGGTTAGTCACCAATCCGACCGGCGTCGACCGCAATCTTCAGTCGGTCATCGATATCATGAACGCCGACAAACGGATCAACCTGGTGGCGTTGTTCGCGCCGGAACACGGTATCCGCGGCAATTTTCAGGCCGGTGTCGAATTCAATCTGCTGCCGGACCCGCAGACCGGCTTGCCGGTTTATTCGCTGTACGGACCGCAGGGCCACCGCCCTTCGCCGGAAGCGTTGAAAAATATCGACGTGCTCATTTACTACATCCAGGACATCGGCAGCCGGACTTACACTTATATCTGGCACATGGCCGAATGCATGAGCGCCGCCGCCGAGGCGGACAAGACGATGATCATCCTGGATGTGCCCAACCCGTTCGGTCCGGGACAAATCGACGGGCCGATCCGGGAGGAATCATTCAAATCCTTCATCGGCCTCTATCCGATTCCCTACACCTATGCGCTGACCGCCGGCGAGCTGGCCCGTTATCTGAAAGGGGAGGAAAAAATCAACTGCCGGCTGCAAATCATTCCGATGGGCAATTACTCGCGGGAAACCAGCTGGGAAGACACCGGGTTGACCTGGGTGCCCACCTCACCGCAAATTCCGTCGGCACAATCGGCCTACTGTTATCCGATCACCGGGGTGATCGGCACGATGGATTCCGTCAACATCGGCATCGGTTACACGCTGCCCTTCCAGGTGCTGGCGACGCCGTGGATCGACGCCGATAAGATGGCGGCTTATCTGAACGATCAGAAATTTGCCGGCGTCCGCTTCCGGCCGATTCACTTTCGCCCGCTGGCCGGCAATTATCAGGGGGAGGATGTTCACGGCGTTCAGATCCACGTACTGGATCCGACCGTGTTGAAACCATCGACAATCGGCGTGGCGATGCTCTGCTACCTGCAGGATAACTATTCGGAATTCCGCTGGCCGACGACCGAAGCGGGCTTGCATAGTTTCGATCTGGCGATGGGGACGTCACGGGTCCGCGAACTGATCCTGCAACGCAAAAGCTATCAGGAAATTTGTGCCGAATGGGAAAAACCCAACGCCGCGTTCAAACAAAAAAGCCAGAAATACCGGCTGTACCGCTGA
- a CDS encoding tetratricopeptide repeat protein — MRCPGWNALGRPALVCGLTLSLWLGMAVVDGAEEAPADPLRQAALDGEIPAMLKLADEYFNGVNRPRNRTVAAHWFRKAAEQNSDAGIYNLAICYQQGFGVDRNDYRAFEWFQKAADRLNPAKFQLAGYFLSGIEPELTGSAPTPGLPADPERGTALLRELAAADYIPAVRELGRLGLQEPETSVEAVKLLRRAAAADDSAALRLLADCCFSGQGMETDEKAGFDYLSRAESLGDLEAKGKLAYCYELGIGVAPDAGKAFQLVREAAAAGLAMAQVKLGEHYLNGILIDQDPVKAVEYFRAGAEQGSAGGFYQLGVCYSGGFGVEADPARGFEYFLEAARRNHPAAQLKVGQLYREGKATPEDPAAAFYWFKRAAELNYPAGQRELALCYLGAYGTGRDQQTGMEYLLLAAEQGDPEARALLRPPDN; from the coding sequence ATGAGATGTCCCGGCTGGAATGCCCTGGGCCGTCCAGCTCTGGTTTGCGGTTTGACGCTATCGCTCTGGCTGGGAATGGCGGTGGTCGACGGGGCGGAGGAAGCGCCGGCCGACCCGTTGCGCCAGGCGGCGTTGGACGGTGAAATTCCGGCCATGCTCAAACTGGCCGATGAGTATTTCAACGGCGTCAATCGGCCGCGCAACCGGACGGTGGCGGCCCACTGGTTCCGGAAAGCGGCGGAGCAGAATTCCGACGCCGGCATTTACAACCTGGCGATCTGCTATCAGCAGGGGTTTGGGGTTGATCGGAACGACTATCGGGCATTCGAATGGTTTCAGAAAGCGGCTGACCGCTTAAATCCGGCCAAGTTTCAGTTGGCCGGGTATTTTCTGAGCGGCATTGAACCGGAGTTGACCGGTTCGGCGCCGACGCCCGGTTTGCCGGCCGACCCGGAGCGGGGAACGGCACTGCTGCGGGAGTTGGCGGCCGCCGATTATATTCCGGCAGTGCGCGAATTGGGGCGTCTCGGCCTGCAGGAGCCGGAAACGTCGGTTGAGGCGGTGAAGTTACTGCGCCGTGCGGCGGCGGCCGACGATTCGGCGGCGTTGCGGTTGCTGGCGGACTGTTGTTTCAGCGGGCAGGGCATGGAGACGGACGAAAAAGCCGGATTCGACTATCTGTCCAGGGCGGAATCGCTTGGCGATCTGGAGGCCAAGGGAAAATTGGCCTATTGCTATGAATTGGGAATCGGCGTGGCGCCGGATGCCGGAAAAGCGTTTCAACTGGTGCGGGAAGCGGCGGCGGCCGGTCTGGCGATGGCGCAGGTCAAGCTGGGCGAACATTATTTGAACGGTATTTTAATCGATCAGGACCCGGTCAAGGCGGTGGAGTATTTCAGGGCCGGAGCCGAACAGGGCAGCGCCGGCGGATTTTACCAGTTGGGCGTGTGTTACAGCGGAGGATTCGGCGTTGAAGCCGACCCGGCGCGGGGATTTGAATATTTCCTCGAGGCGGCCCGCCGGAATCATCCGGCCGCGCAATTGAAGGTGGGGCAGCTTTACCGGGAAGGCAAAGCGACGCCGGAAGATCCGGCCGCCGCTTTTTACTGGTTCAAGCGGGCGGCGGAATTGAACTATCCGGCCGGCCAGCGGGAGTTGGCGTTGTGCTATTTAGGTGCCTATGGCACCGGCAGGGACCAGCAAACCGGGATGGAATATCTGTTGCTGGCGGCGGAACAGGGCGACCCGGAAGCCCGGGCGCTTTTGCGGCCGCCGGACAACTAA